In the Desulfosporosinus acidiphilus SJ4 genome, TTCATGCACTGTGTTTACAGCGAGCGGACCATCCCTTATAGACAATTTATCTTATCATAACCTGGATAGTTATGCAACTTCCATTATAAAATGTAATAATTCTATCGTTATTTATAATAAATCAATGACCCCTTAAGCGGTCCAGAATAATTGCCACAGCTGAACGAACCGATAAATGATTATATTCCGTAGGCCCATAAATAGGTTCAAGAATTTGATCCATAGCTTCCATGTCTTCCTTTAATAATCCCCAGCCCGTTCCAAACAGCAAGAGAATGGGGGTGTCCGAGGTTTCAATGTCCTTGCGCAGTTGGGCATAAGAAACTGTATTGGCATATTTTCGAGCATCAGTAGCTACCCTCAAAGGAGCCACGCCCTGTTCGGCCTCAATCTCAGCGTAAACTTCAGCTAAATCTGCAGCGATTTTCACTCGTGAAAAGGCCTCTTGGCGGTCAGGATTATATTCAGCTCCATAACCATCTTGCCAAAACCCCATAATCCGCTTTGCCAACTCACGTTGAGCTTCAGCAGGATGTACGACATAGTAGCGTTTAATTCCATAAGTCGTCGAACTGCGAGCAATATCATGTAAATCTAAATTCGTAATTGATGTTGCAACCGTTTCCATATTTTTATTGTAGACTGGTGCATGGATTAAAGCCAGATATATATCCGCCACGACATTTCCTCCTGATCTTCCATTGGAACTTATCATTGCCAAA is a window encoding:
- a CDS encoding RNA methyltransferase; its protein translation is MADIYLALIHAPVYNKNMETVATSITNLDLHDIARSSTTYGIKRYYVVHPAEAQRELAKRIMGFWQDGYGAEYNPDRQEAFSRVKIAADLAEVYAEIEAEQGVAPLRVATDARKYANTVSYAQLRKDIETSDTPILLLFGTGWGLLKEDMEAMDQILEPIYGPTEYNHLSVRSAVAIILDRLRGH